One window from the genome of Salvia splendens isolate huo1 chromosome 9, SspV2, whole genome shotgun sequence encodes:
- the LOC121748015 gene encoding uncharacterized protein LOC121748015: MSPASRSKSKDKKPGKEPPKVSSKPSGHVSTSGGIPSSGYNPLLGTFHTFEAPPVPSTSPLHVNSRFRNIDDTDDQNGNTSVTGVEYDSVSNNGSWSGESEDHKDKASRPTSRQDSVPGADNDKREKIRQKNERKHQRQKERRAQELHERCSGYLMSRKLEALAQQLVSMGFSQERATMALILNEGKVEESVAWLFEGGEEDKRMEHNLDSGGNLKIDLSEELARITDMELRFKASKQEVERAIVSFEGDLEKAEEMLKTQKQELPAIPSKPEETDDPPTIANGKLAIAMSHNAMRVQAKPTSSSIILQKRDEKNFNYTKVPVTVGAPMDPGMKSMQVLKKIPPKIDWTKPQQIAGPADKRWPGSGPNPSVSCSLASPLQASTPPAKMGARSLAVGNGLKNLQLGSVREPVIVMQRPQSVNSKQAPPTSSISSSPPGTAMGWYPNNVDVGKPNGLVPPRSISPGGVGSNLMYNPVHYQSQTQFSSMDSQGSTRGNGSWNKGGALPTLSAASSLGLFSGLGASGSSGSSSPVDWSTGSSMLQCDYTNIDWSLDPGPRLDGLWNGTNYSLQNNTTHTLDTFGYGMGVKSAIRPVVSGGNGASSIQEATEPNAAGSGGSWEWTSPFEERDLFSLPRQFVSSPTL, translated from the coding sequence ATGTCTCCTGCATCTAGATCTAAATCCAAAGACAAAAAGCCTGGCAAGGAACCTCCAAAGGTTTCTTCAAAGCCTTCAGGACATGTCAGCACCAGCGGCGGGATCCCATCAAGTGGTTACAATCCTCTATTAGGAACTTTCCATACATTTGAGGCTCCACCAGTGCCTTCTACCAGTCCACTTCATGTTAATAGCCGTTTTCGTAATATAGACGATACGGATGATCAGAACGGGAATACATCTGTAACTGGCGTTGAGTATGACTCTGTTTCCAATAATGGCAGCTGGTCCGGTGAGTCAGAAgaccataaagacaaagcatctcgGCCCACATCAAGGCAGGACTCAGTACCTGGAGCTGATAATgacaaaagagaaaaaatacgCCAGAAAAATGAGAGGAAACATCAGCGGCAAAAGGAGAGACGGGCTCAAGAACTACATGAGCGTTGCAGTGGCTATCTCATGTCGAGAAAGCTCGAAGCACTTGCTCAACAGCTTGTTTCCATGGGTTTCTCTCAAGAACGGGCTACAATGGCTCTCATACTAAATGAAGGTAAAGTAGAGGAATCAGTAGCCTGGCTTTTTGAAGGAGGTGAAGAAGACAAGCGTATGGAACATAATCTTGATAGTGGGGGGAATTTGAAAATTGACTTATCAGAAGAGCTTGCACGAATTACTGACATGGAGTTAAGGTTTAAGGCCTCAAAGCAGGAGGTGGAAAGGgctattgtttcttttgagggTGACCTTGAGAAGGCTGAAGAAATGTTGAAAACGCAGAAACAAGAGCTTCCTGCTATCCCTTCCAAGCCTGAAGAAACTGATGATCCTCCAACTATAGCCAATGGCAAGCTAGCTATTGCAATGAGTCACAATGCAATGAGAGTACAAGCCAAACCGACTTCATCTTCTATCATACTACAAAAAAGGGatgaaaaaaatttcaactATACCAAAGTTCCAGTAACAGTAGGGGCTCCCATGGATCCTGGGATGAAAAGTATGCAGGTGTTGAAGAAGATTCCACCTAAAATAGATTGGACCAAGCCACAGCAGATTGCTGGACCTGCAGATAAAAGGTGGCCTGGTTCAGGACCCAATCCTTCAGTCTCTTGTTCGCTAGCGTCGCCTTTGCAGGCGTCGACGCCTCCAGCCAAGATGGGAGCACGTTCTCTTGCTGTGGGAAATGGATTGAAGAATTTGCAGCTTGGGTCTGTGAGAGAACCGGTCATTGTTATGCAGCGGCCCCAATCTGTCAACTCAAAGCAGGCTCCTCCCACCTCAAGTATCAGCTCATCTCCTCCCGGGACAGCTATGGGTTGGTATCCTAACAATGTTGACGTGGGGAAGCCCAATGGGCTGGTACCACCTAGAAGCATTAGTCCTGGTGGTGTTGGATCAAATCTAATGTACAACCCAGTGCATTATCAGTCACAGACGCAGTTTAGCTCGATGGATTCCCAGGGGAGCACGAGAGGAAATGGTTCGTGGAATAAAGGAGGTGCATTACCAACACTTTCGGCTGCTTCATCCCTTGGACTATTCTCGGGGCTGGGTGCTAGTGGCTCATCGGGGTCTTCGTCTCCGGTGGACTGGAGCACAGGAAGCTCGATGTTACAATGTGATTATACCAACATAGATTGGAGTCTAGATCCTGGGCCCCGGCTGGATGGGTTGTGGAATGGTACAAACTACTCTTTGCAGAACAATACGACGCATACGTTGGATACATTTGGTTATGGAATGGGTGTCAAGTCCGCGATCAGACCGGTTGTATCTGGTGGGAACGGGGCATCATCAATTCAGGAGGCG
- the LOC121747049 gene encoding translation initiation factor eIF-2B subunit gamma-like, with protein MDFQVVVLAGGFSKNLVPLVSKEVPKALLPVANQPVILYVLELLDQNDLKNAIVVVEGESAALLISSWISINFVDRLHVEVIAVPEDVGTAGALRAIDHRLTAKDILVMSGDLVTEIPPGAVAATHRRHDAVVTAMLCPVPVSGLSESGSSSGKDKSKKTNRYNIVSLDPTKQFLLHIAAGAEVDKDVRAQKSILRAVGMMESRSDLIDTHMYAFKRSALQDVLNQKENFQSLRRDVLPYLVRSQLRSELSSNGVQSDENSNGQNGPQDSKIVLSQLLANSSTPNFHEIYALGLAGSAPMRKTHKCCVYVANKSNYCARMNSIQAFTDINRDVVGEASHLSGYTFSAQNNIIHPSAVLGSKTTVGPQCMLGEGSQMGDKSSVKKSVIGRHCRIGSNVKIVNSVVMNHVSIADGCSIQGSIICSNVQIQERAVLKDCQVGAGFVVSAGGEYKGEALAKKEKF; from the exons ATGGATTTCCAAGTTGTTGTGTTAGCAGGCGGGTTTTCGAAGAACCTAGTGCCACTTGTTTCCAAG GAGGTGCCAAAAGCTCTTCTGCCAGTTGCAAACCAGCCAGTTATTTTGTATGTTTTGGAACTGCTTGATCAAAACGACCTCAAAAATGCTATTGTG GTTGTTGAAGGAGAGAGCGCGGCTCTTTTGATCAGTTCCTGGATTTCTATCAATTTTGTTGACCGATTACATGTTGAG GTCATTGCAGTTCCAGAGGATGTTGGTACAGCTGGTGCTCTTAGAGCTATCGATCACCGCTTGACTGCGAAAGACATCTTG GTTATGAGTGGTGATTTGGTAACTGAGATACCACCTGGGGCGGTGGCAGCCACACATAGACGTCATGATGCAGTAGTTACTGCAATGCTTTGTCCAGTTCCTGTTAGTGGGTTGTCAGAATCGGGGTCATCAAGTGGCAAGGACAAATCTAAGAAAACAAACCGCTATAATATTGTGAGCCTTGATCCGACGAAGCAGTTCTTATTGCATATCGCAGCTG GAGCTGAAGTTGACAAAGATGTTCGAGCTCAAAAGAGCATTCTTCGAGCAGTTGGCATG ATGGAAAGTCGTTCCGATCTAATTGATACTCACATGTATGCATTCAAGAG ATCTGCTCTGCAAGATGTTCTAAATCAGAAAGAAAATTTTCAAAGTCTGAGACGCGATGTGTTACCATATCTTGTTAGGTCTCAGTTG AGATCTGAATTATCATCAAACGGAGTGCAATCAGACGAAAATAGCAATGGCCAGAATGGTCCCCAGGACAGTAAAATTGTGCTATCTCAACTTCTGGCTAATTCATCTACACCAAATTTTCATGAAATCTATGCGTTGGGTCTGGCTGGGTCTGCTCCTATGAGGAAAACACATAAATGCTGTGTTTATGTTGCAAACAAGAGCAACTATTGTGCACGGATGAACTCCATTCAAGCTTTTACTGACATAAATCGAGAT GTAGTAGGAGAAGCTAGTCATCTATCAGGCTATACCTTTTCTGCCCAGAAtaacataattcatccatcagCTGTACTTGGATCTAAGACAACG GTGGGACCACAATGCATGCTGGGTGAAGGTTCACAAATGGGCGACAAAAGTAGTGTCAAGAAGTCTGTAATTGGGCGCCATTGCCGGATAGGCTCAAATGTGAAG ATTGTCAACTCTGTTGTTATGAACCACGTTTCCATTGCGGATGGTTGCTCTATTCAAGGGTCTATTATTTGCAGCAATGTACAGATCCAAGAGCGTGCCGTATTGAAGGATTGCCAG GTAGGAGCAGGTTTCGTAGTGAGTGCAGGGGGTGAATACAAGGGGGAAGCCTTGGCGAAGAAGGAAAAGTTCTAG
- the LOC121746989 gene encoding cysteine proteinase inhibitor A-like translates to MATVGAIRESEGSANSLEIDALARFALDDHNKKQNSLLEFKKVSNVKEQVVAGTMYYITLEAADGGHNKVYEAKVWVKPWMNFKEVQEFKHVGDA, encoded by the exons ATGGCAACAGTCGGAGCGATTCGCGAGAGCGAGGGATCAGCCAACAGCCTTGAAATCGATGCTCTTGCTCGTTTCGCCCTCGACGATCACAACAAGAAACAg AATTCTCTGTTGGAGTTCAAAAAGGTGTCGAATGTGAAGGAGCAAGTCGTCGCGGGCACAATGTACTACATAACGCTGGAGGCGGCCGACGGAGGCCACAACAAGGTTTACGAGGCCAAGGTTTGGGTGAAGCCATGGATGAACTTCAAGGAAGTTCAGGAATTCAAGCACGTCGGCGACGCTTGA